A region of the Methylobacterium nodulans ORS 2060 genome:
CCACTCAGATCGCCTCGGGGCGCTACCAGAACGCAAGCGAGGTCATGCGAGCGGCTCTGCGCTTGCTCGAACGGTGGGAGACTGCTGAGAGCCGCAAGCGCGCCCGCCTTGCCGAGCGGACGTCCCGGCATGCTTGAGGACCGGAACGCGAGGCACCACGAGCAGCTCCCGATGAGTGGGTCATCAGGTGCGAGGCAGGACTACTACCGAGCTATCATTGAGAGCGCGGTCGATTTCGCCATCTTCGCCATGGACCAGGACGGGCGTGTCACGGACTGGAACCAGGGCGCAACCCACATCCTGGGCTGGAGCAGGAGCGAGATCCTCGGCCAGTTGGCCCGCATGATCTTCACGCCAGAGGAGCAAGCGGAAGGCAGGCCCGAGCAGGAGATGCGCACCGCGCTGGCGTGCGGCCGAGCCATGGACGAGCGCTGGCACCGGCGCAAGGACGGCAGCCGCTTCTGGGGTGTGGGCGAGCTGATGCCGCTCAGGACTGAGGCCGGAGAGGTCGAGGGCTTCGTCAAGATCCTGCGCGACCGCACCGTCCAGCACGAGCAGGAGGAGCGCCTGCGCGCGCAGGCCAGCACTCTGCAGACGATCACGGACCACGTCAGCGAGGCCGTGTTCCAGCTGAACGCGGACGGCAACATCACCTTCGTGAATCCTGCCGCTGAGGCGATGTTCGGCTGGTCGGTCGAGGAGCTCCTCGGGCGCAATCTGCACGAGGCGCTGCACCACCACTACCCGGACGGTCGCCCCTACCCAGCCGACGACTGCCTACTATCGGCTGCGCTCCGCACGGGCGAGGTTTTGCGGGGCCACGAGGAGGTGTTCTTCCACCGCGATGGCACACCCCGCCACGTGCTCTGCACGAACGCGCCTGTGCGCGTGGACGGCCGGATTGCCAGCACGGTTCTGACCATCACCGACATTGCCGAGCGAAAGCAGGCCGAAGCCGCATTGGCCGAGA
Encoded here:
- a CDS encoding type II toxin-antitoxin system ParD family antitoxin; this encodes MPIRIAKNVSITPELDHFISTQIASGRYQNASEVMRAALRLLERWETAESRKRARLAERTSRHA